From the Chryseobacterium fluminis genome, the window TCATGCAAAAATGATGATAAGGAAAATAATATAACCTATAGTATCAAATTGGAAAATATCTAAAGTCGAAGTGGTTTCAGGGAGCAAAATTAATACTATTCTATATTCTGAAACACTAGTAGGCTGTGATGCCAACATAACTTTTGAATTCAATAATGACGGAAAGTATGCAATTAGATACTTTCTGGAGCAAAATAATCAATGCCTGTTTGATTATGAAGATGCCGGCCTTTATAATTACGACCAGACAGCGCAGACGGTAGTAACCAAAAGATCCAATTCATCGCATACCGAGATTTATAAGGTCGAAAGATTGAATAATAACGAATTGGTCATGTCTTTATATGATAATTAAGATCAAAATGTTGATGGTGTTGAAGATAAAACAGTATACTATTTGCGTAAATAACTATCATCAACACCCTATATAATACTTCCCAACTGATAAGTGGAATTTATATTTTATCTTTGTTAAATACCTATGTTGTATTTTGAATACTAAAATAATCTGAAATGTTTGATATAATCGTGGCTAGCCATTTTTAAATCAAAAAGAAACTCAGAAAATAAATGATATTAAAATTTAAAAAGGGTGAATATACGAGATGGAAAAAATACCTAGAAGAACACTGATATACCTTCTCGATAATAAAATTGCAAGTAGGAGATAAGGTTTTCGAATGACAACTAATTCTGTCAACATTTTGTTTTATGAAAAATCAAAAACTATATAAAATACTGATATTTATCCTCATAGTATCCTTTGTAATTACAACCTGCCAAGGCAAACAAGAAAAAAAGCCTGCTTTACTTACAGTGAATTATACAGAGACCGATACACTCACTTTTCAGACCTATGGGTTGCCACTGGAAATTTATTATTCAGAAGCAGAAACCCATATTTATGCTAAGTATGGGGTTAGAGTACATGCAGTGGCAGGCTGCGAAATAACAGAGGGACTGCAAAAATCTGTAGCCAGACATAACGACAGTCTGTTTACTGTGTTGGCTAAAAAGTACCATAAAGTTACTCCTGAAAGCATAATTCTGGAAATACAGACTTTTGCTGCACGGTCAAAAAGTATTGAAGAAAGCCTGAAAAAATTCAGTAAAGACCAAGCGCCCCTGTTGGGTAAAGACAATTATCCCAGAATAAAATGGGTGCCCGATACAGAAAACGATTACTTCCTGGTAGATTATTTTGCCAACCGCACGACAAATCATAAACGGGATACCCTGCTCTGGAAACTGAAAGTGAATCCGAACACCGGCAAAATTTTAGTAAAAGATGATATACAGGGAAAGTGGTCTGAATACACCAAAACGACAAAATAACGTTATTTAAAACAGATGGGAGTACCCGCATTATTGTTTTTTTTATCCGTATTAAATTTCACAGCCGATGTAAAACGTTCTCATCTGCATTTTTATTTCTATAATTAGCATTACGCTAGCTTGCAATAAAAAAGAAGGTTTAAAAAATGAATCGGTCAAAATTAATTCTAATAAATTATCAACCTGTTTAAACTTTTATTTTCTTAAGAAACAAAATAGAGAAAGCCAGATAATGTAGATTTTTCTAAGTCACATTTAAAGTTTAAAGCCTCACTGACAGGGCTTTGAAACGATTAAGTTAGGCATTTGCTTTTTCTATTTTGAATCTTCTTTTTTATCCCAGAATGTCTCTGAGTTTTTACCGTCAAAACCGGAGTCTGCATTAAGAAATAATCCTTTACACTCTAATATCAGCATCATTTAGAAGACCCAGAATCTCATCTAAATTTTCTTTAATATTATATAAATCATGATGCTCCCCGCTTATTGGATCTCCCATTGAAATCATCTGCCCTTGGTTATCACAAAGGAAAATACAGTTACTGGTCCTGGATGATTTTCTTCCCTAATAGCCTACTGATTCTCCTCCCTGTTTGCTTCGGGTTTGACTTCTATTGAGTTGAACACTCGAAAGGTCAAGTTTCCTTTTATTGTGATAAAGCAGAGAAACAAAGATTCGCCTGAAAGAACCATCCTTGCTTCATTTATTAAAGTATTAATAAACCAATTGCCAGCATATCTTCTTTTGGAAAAATATTCTTTGACACTCAATTCGCGCCATTGGCAGCCTGTCTTCAATCGTTTGATAATGAGCTTAAGATTTTTCCTAAATCAAATCTCGTAGAAAATCCTCGTTTGTCTGTGCTTAAATAAGATAAAGTGCATTTTTCCAATTTATCTTTGCTAATGAGTTCCAGAATTTTAATTGTTTTTTTTTGCAACTCTAAATTGCTAATTTTTCAGGAATTCTTTCCTTAAAAAAGTTTAAACAGGTTTATGATTAAAGAAAAAAGATTTGATCTTAATTCTCATTCATCAAAATAGTTTTCTCCATTGTTCGACAGAGATTAGGGAATCCTGTAACGGATCATAATATTCAATATGAAGATCCCTATTATCTACAGCGAATGTATAATAGGTAACATAGCTATCGCCATTATCTTCTACAATATTCACCCGGTAATATGGATCTTTAGGGGTTGGTAAGGTATCCACATAGCCTGATAGGTGCCTTTTATCTTCACTGTCTTTTTCCACCTCAGCATTTTCCTGTTTTATTTCAGGGAGTGACATTACCTGGTCAATTGCGATATCTTCGTTGTTTTTAGACGATTTTTCTTTTTTCTGTGAGATTGCAGGTGTTTTTTTATCAGTTGGCTGGCAGGATGATACTAAGAAAATCATTCCAACATACAAAAAATAAAAATATATACGATTTGTTTTCATATAAATAAAATTAGGAAAATTTTGTTATATCCTTAGTTCACCTTAATATTTATATTCACATTCTCTGTAGGGTTGATAAGGGCTATCGGAAAGAGCTTGTTTAGCTCTGAAGGAATGCCTGTTCGTATTATCGGCTCCATATTGATATTACTGAGCAAAAGATGGAAAAGCAGCGCTGGATTGACTGTATTGGCATTGTCAGCCACGAGGTGCGTTCGCCGCTAAATTTAATGAACGGTTACCTGCAGTTACTGGAAAGAAAAGTTAAGAAGAAAATAATGATTTCATGTATAATATTGTATAAAAAGCCAGACGCCAGGCAGATAGATTTGGCGAACTTTGGTAAAGTAAAAATAGAGATTGATTACAAGCTGTTTGATATGGCGGATTTGGTCAATGCCGCAGAATCGGAATCACTATCTACAATAGGCACATATACCATAATTTATCATCAGGTTAGAACCATACCCCTGTTCACGTGGATAAAGATAAAATTGATCAGCTAATAATTGATTTCATTGATAATGCTGTGAAATATTCAGCAAATAAGCAATATTCATGTTTCCGTAATGACCTTTAATAAACAGATACACGCCTGCTTGAAGGCATGGTTGTCCGGCCAAAGATCTTCCGTATGTATTCTACCGGTTGTATGCGCTAAAGGCACATATGATAAACACAAAAGGCTTTGGTACAGGCTTATACTTATGCCGGGATGATCAAAGCTTCATGGTGGGAAAATCGGGGAGAAATTAGAAAGTATGTTGGGAGAAGGAAGTAATTTCTAATTGGAGATCCTGTTGAAAATTGATCTGAAGGCATACTTATTGCTTCAAAATTCTTATGAATAGTGGCCTTTATAAAGTTTTAGTTTGTGATGATGATTACGATATATTGGATATAACCAGCATGCTTTTAGAGTATGAAGGCTTTAAAGTGATTACTCAAATTGATAGTAACAAACTAATTGATCAGGCTCTTAAGGAGCAGCCGGATGTAATGCTTGTGGATATCAGGATGCCCTTGCCGGGAAATGTAATTGCTAAACAAATGAAACAAATGCCTCAACTGGCACATATACCAATTGTGCTGTTTCCTGCTGAAATAGATGCACATAAAATTGCTTTTAAGTCCGGAGCAGATGGTTTTATAGAAAAACCCTTTGATGCTGATAATCTTGCTTCTGTGATTCGATCATTGATAAGAATAAACAGATCTGAATCAATTTAGGATTAAATAAAATAATTTCATTTCATCATACTGATACTTGCTGAATGTTCAGTAGGTGATACTACCTTACATTAAGATAATGCTAAATTTGAAAGCGTCGGTTAAGAACGGTCTCAAAAAACGACGTATAATGTTAAAATTGA encodes:
- a CDS encoding lipocalin family protein, translated to MSKVEVVSGSKINTILYSETLVGCDANITFEFNNDGKYAIRYFLEQNNQCLFDYEDAGLYNYDQTAQTVVTKRSNSSHTEIYKVERLNNNELVMSLYDN
- a CDS encoding ATP-binding protein, which encodes MEKQRWIDCIGIVSHEVRSPLNLMNGYLQLLERKVKKKIMISCIILYKKPDARQIDLANFGKVKIEIDYKLFDMADLVNAAESESLSTIGTYTIIYHQVRTIPLFTWIKIKLIS
- a CDS encoding response regulator, giving the protein MNSGLYKVLVCDDDYDILDITSMLLEYEGFKVITQIDSNKLIDQALKEQPDVMLVDIRMPLPGNVIAKQMKQMPQLAHIPIVLFPAEIDAHKIAFKSGADGFIEKPFDADNLASVIRSLIRINRSESI